A genomic segment from Pseudodesulfovibrio sp. S3 encodes:
- a CDS encoding PstS family phosphate ABC transporter substrate-binding protein, producing the protein MKKLLIAFVTLAVLSVSALAFATDIRVKGSTTVDPAMKKLVAAYQAANPGVNFSISATGSGDGAKAIINKTADIGMMSRDMKDAEIEKCKANGTEPVQFVIALDCLVPIVHPSNKVSEITTAQLKDIYQDKIRDWKDVGGDKGMIALFSRETNSGTYEVWHGKVMKKEDEFDLVSRMPSNAAMAAKIAGNKKGIGYVGLGFLNPNIKALTVNGVQASVATGKDGSYPLSRGLNLYTGGQPTGETAKFIEFVMSPAGQKIIAEVGFVPVN; encoded by the coding sequence ATGAAAAAACTGCTTATTGCTTTTGTGACCCTGGCTGTCCTGAGTGTCTCCGCTCTGGCTTTCGCTACCGACATCCGTGTCAAGGGTTCCACCACCGTTGACCCGGCCATGAAAAAGCTGGTCGCCGCGTATCAGGCCGCCAACCCCGGCGTGAATTTCTCCATCTCCGCCACCGGCTCCGGTGACGGCGCCAAGGCCATCATCAACAAGACCGCCGACATCGGCATGATGTCCCGCGACATGAAGGACGCCGAGATCGAAAAGTGCAAGGCCAACGGCACCGAGCCCGTCCAGTTCGTCATCGCCCTGGACTGCCTGGTTCCCATCGTCCATCCCTCCAACAAGGTTTCCGAAATCACCACCGCCCAACTGAAGGACATCTATCAGGACAAGATCCGCGACTGGAAAGACGTTGGCGGCGACAAGGGCATGATCGCCCTGTTCTCCCGTGAGACCAACTCCGGCACCTACGAAGTGTGGCACGGCAAGGTCATGAAGAAAGAAGACGAGTTCGACCTTGTTTCCCGTATGCCTTCCAACGCCGCCATGGCCGCCAAGATCGCCGGCAACAAGAAGGGCATCGGCTACGTTGGCCTGGGCTTCCTGAATCCCAACATCAAGGCCCTGACCGTGAATGGCGTGCAGGCCTCCGTGGCCACCGGCAAGGACGGCTCCTACCCCCTTTCCCGCGGCCTGAACCTGTACACCGGCGGACAGCCCACCGGCGAGACTGCCAAGTTCATCGAATTCGTCATGTCTCCCGCCGGCCAGAAGATCATCGCCGAAGTCGGCTTTGTCCCGGTCAACTGA
- the pstC gene encoding phosphate ABC transporter permease subunit PstC, with product MLSRSHKEKAIKTGFLLAASASIIALGLIMYFLVGEALPTFTGFDAMGAKVPGVSFYDFVFGAQWKPISEHPQWGILPLIMGSVWVTLISSLIAIPLGIMTAIYLAEIAPHKVREIVKPMVELLASLPSVVIGFFGLAVVAPILLEIFDIRFGVNMLNASIMLAFMAVPTITSIAEDSIHSVPNEVREGSLALGATRFETIWRVVLPSSLSGLSTAVILGMSRSIGETMVVLMVAGGAARIPTSIFDPVRPMPASIAAEMGETSFGLETHYFALFAIAMVLFVITFLFNLLADHIAHKYKQVGSATL from the coding sequence ATGCTCTCACGCTCCCACAAAGAAAAGGCCATCAAGACGGGGTTTCTGCTGGCCGCTAGCGCGTCCATCATCGCCCTGGGCCTGATCATGTATTTCCTGGTGGGCGAGGCCCTGCCGACGTTCACCGGCTTTGACGCCATGGGTGCGAAAGTCCCGGGCGTCAGCTTCTACGACTTCGTCTTCGGCGCACAGTGGAAACCCATATCCGAACACCCCCAATGGGGCATCCTGCCGCTGATCATGGGCTCGGTCTGGGTCACCCTGATCTCCTCGCTCATCGCCATCCCGCTCGGCATCATGACCGCCATATACCTGGCTGAGATTGCCCCCCACAAGGTGCGGGAGATCGTCAAGCCCATGGTGGAGCTGCTGGCCTCCCTACCCTCCGTGGTCATCGGCTTCTTCGGCCTGGCCGTGGTCGCGCCCATCCTGCTCGAAATTTTCGACATCCGATTCGGCGTGAACATGCTCAACGCCTCCATCATGCTCGCCTTCATGGCCGTTCCAACCATTACCTCCATTGCCGAGGACTCCATTCATTCGGTCCCCAACGAAGTCCGCGAAGGCTCTCTGGCGCTCGGAGCCACCCGGTTCGAGACCATCTGGCGCGTGGTGCTCCCGTCCTCGTTATCGGGCCTGTCGACAGCGGTCATTCTCGGCATGTCCCGCTCCATAGGCGAGACCATGGTCGTGCTCATGGTGGCCGGCGGCGCAGCCCGCATTCCGACGTCCATCTTTGATCCGGTTCGACCGATGCCCGCTTCCATTGCCGCCGAGATGGGCGAAACCAGCTTCGGCCTGGAAACGCACTATTTCGCGCTCTTCGCCATTGCCATGGTCCTGTTCGTCATCACGTTTCTCTTCAACCTCCTGGCCGACCACATTGCCCACAAATACAAGCAAGTCGGCTCAGCAACGCTGTAA
- the pstA gene encoding phosphate ABC transporter permease PstA translates to MAIPGSTIPDTPGHRLRRRITQEFWFNLFRVAVAINGLALFIIIGYMVYFGLPAISWDFLTGQPTEGGLAGGIFPCIVGTLYLSIGSMALALPLGVASAIYLHEYAMPGLVMRIIRLCINNLAGVPSVVFGLFGMAFFVAARDLGGLGMGVSIAAGCMTLAVLILPVIIGTSEEALRSVPDTYREASLGLGATKWQTVFRVVLPSAMPGILTGSILSISRAAGETAAIMFTAAASYNPTLPSSIFDEVMALPYQIYSLSVSSTNPEATLPLQYATSLVLVTMVLGMNLIAIFLRSHLRKKLG, encoded by the coding sequence ATGGCAATACCCGGTTCCACCATCCCGGATACTCCCGGCCATCGCCTCCGGCGCCGAATCACCCAGGAATTCTGGTTCAACCTGTTCCGGGTGGCGGTTGCCATCAACGGCCTCGCGCTTTTCATCATCATCGGGTACATGGTCTACTTCGGCCTGCCCGCCATCAGTTGGGACTTCCTCACGGGCCAGCCCACGGAAGGCGGCCTGGCCGGAGGAATTTTCCCGTGCATCGTCGGCACCCTGTACCTGTCCATAGGCTCCATGGCCCTGGCCCTGCCCCTGGGCGTGGCCTCAGCCATCTATCTGCATGAATACGCCATGCCCGGCCTGGTGATGCGCATCATCCGGCTGTGCATCAACAACCTGGCGGGCGTGCCTTCCGTGGTCTTCGGCCTGTTCGGCATGGCCTTTTTCGTGGCCGCGAGGGACCTCGGCGGACTGGGAATGGGCGTGTCCATTGCCGCGGGTTGCATGACCCTGGCCGTGCTCATCCTGCCGGTCATCATAGGCACCTCGGAAGAGGCGCTCAGGAGTGTTCCCGACACCTACCGCGAGGCTTCCCTCGGACTGGGTGCCACCAAATGGCAGACTGTTTTCAGGGTCGTCCTGCCCTCGGCCATGCCCGGCATCCTGACCGGCTCGATCCTGTCCATCTCGCGGGCAGCGGGAGAGACTGCGGCCATCATGTTCACCGCCGCAGCCAGCTATAACCCGACCCTGCCCTCCTCCATATTCGACGAAGTCATGGCCCTGCCCTACCAGATCTACTCGCTTTCGGTCTCCTCCACCAACCCCGAAGCCACACTGCCTCTCCAATACGCAACCTCCCTCGTACTGGTTACAATGGTGCTGGGCATGAACCTCATCGCCATCTTCCTCCGGTCCCATCTCCGCAAGAAGCTGGGCTAA
- a CDS encoding glycosyltransferase: MPFPPVYHHTGLETTGGATRVARLLMAGMERHEIEANLSFELAEKADGAAILPEDFGRYLPDKAIAHVHCTGDWPTLLGSIPARTRTVITLHDCELFTGGCPYPMDCGNADEGCAGPCPRKFSDAAELRKIKLAQVQRLDPVLVAPSRWLARLAKSHLLRPVTIIPNGIPWPDRPRSKPEARQQLGINPVAKVVLFAAHGGMSAAYKSGETWRDIWAELKARLPELVCFAVGGDHEGREGDLILWPYVDRTKLSLLMAAADVMLYPTRADNHSLVIMEAMSKALPVVSYEVGGVPEQIMDQSTGVLVPAGNQKGFIEAAARLLSDPGLVRLMGMEAFVSGRKRFPAERMVDSYVQLYQRMG, encoded by the coding sequence TGAAACTACCGGCGGGGCTACACGCGTGGCCCGGCTGCTCATGGCCGGCATGGAGCGGCATGAGATTGAAGCGAATCTCAGCTTCGAGCTGGCTGAAAAGGCGGACGGTGCAGCCATCCTGCCCGAGGATTTTGGCCGATACCTCCCGGACAAGGCCATTGCCCACGTGCACTGCACGGGCGACTGGCCGACTCTGCTCGGCTCCATCCCGGCCCGGACCAGGACCGTCATCACCCTGCACGACTGCGAACTGTTCACCGGCGGCTGTCCGTATCCGATGGATTGCGGCAACGCGGACGAGGGGTGTGCCGGTCCCTGTCCCAGAAAATTTTCGGACGCGGCCGAACTGCGCAAGATCAAGCTGGCCCAGGTTCAACGGCTGGACCCGGTGCTGGTGGCTCCGTCCCGCTGGCTGGCCCGGTTGGCCAAGTCCCACCTGCTGCGCCCGGTGACCATCATCCCCAACGGCATCCCCTGGCCGGACCGCCCTCGATCAAAACCGGAAGCACGGCAACAACTCGGGATCAATCCCGTGGCCAAAGTGGTCCTGTTCGCGGCCCACGGCGGCATGAGCGCTGCGTACAAGTCCGGTGAAACATGGCGGGACATATGGGCTGAACTCAAGGCCCGGCTGCCCGAGCTGGTCTGCTTTGCCGTGGGCGGCGACCACGAGGGGAGGGAGGGGGATCTGATCCTGTGGCCGTACGTGGACCGTACAAAGTTGTCCCTGCTTATGGCGGCTGCGGACGTGATGTTGTACCCCACCAGGGCGGACAACCATTCCCTGGTGATCATGGAAGCCATGTCCAAGGCCTTGCCCGTGGTTTCGTACGAGGTTGGCGGTGTGCCGGAGCAGATCATGGATCAGTCCACCGGCGTGCTTGTCCCGGCCGGAAATCAGAAGGGTTTCATCGAGGCTGCGGCACGGTTGCTTTCCGATCCTGGCCTTGTCCGGCTCATGGGGATGGAGGCCTTTGTTTCGGGCCGGAAGCGTTTCCCGGCGGAGCGGATGGTCGATTCCTATGTCCAGCTTTACCAGCGCATGGGCTAG